The DNA window CGACCCAGAAGGGATCGAAGGAAACGATCTCAGGCTCTGGGGCTACTTCCGTCTGATTTTGAGAATCCACGGATTTAAATTCCGGAGTCGGCTGAGGCGAATCCATGCTCAAAAGAAACCACATGGACATCACAGCCACGACCAGAAGCAAAAGTACCCCTCCCCCTACGGCAAGGAGCACGATTCTCCTTTTCCACCAAGGCTGTTGGGTTTCGTCCTTGGTTTCGCCATCGTCCGGGGTCTGCTTGACGGACGGTTGAGTTTCCGCTTCGGAGGCCGACGACGGCTTGGGTTGCGACTCCGGCTCGTCTTCGAGGAACAAGGCATCGTCGAGGTCAAGCTCGACTTTCTGCAACGACTTCGGAACGTTTCCGCCAAATTTGGAGGTATCCAGCTCGGCCTTCTTGTCGGCAGAACCTTGGCCTTGGTCGGAATTCAGGTCGATTGGGTCGTTAGCCATGTCTCATACCCGCCGATGGCGGCGGTCTCCGGCCAGAAGAGAAGCAAACCCCGTTCCAAAGACGTGATGGTGCCCAGAACCTGAGATGGATTGCAGCACGTTGACCCGATGTCGCGGGCTGATGCCCGGGTCGAAGAGACTCAACAGAAGCCTCTTGACCCGCAAAGAAAACTAGGCGAAAATTTTGTCGATTTTCTGACCCAGGGTCTCGGCCGTGAATGGCTTGACAATATAGTTGGAAACCTTGGCCTGGACGGCCTCGATGATATTCTCCTGCTGGGCCTCGGCCGTAACCATCAGAAAAGGCATATCGGCAAACTCCTCGCTGGCCCTGACCTTTCGAAGCAACTCTATGCCCGTCATCTTGGGCATATTCCAATCCGAAATGACGAAATCTATCTGGTCCTTGTTCAAGATGTCCCATGCCGTGGTTCCGTCGTCGGCCTCGATAATATTGTTGAACCCGAGCTGACGAAGGATATTTTTGATAATCCGCCGCATGGTCGAGAAATCGTCGACCACAAGGACGCGCATGTTCGTGTTTGTCGCCATCTTTACCCTCCCGGACCATTTCGGCCGGACGCTTCATGATCGTTTCATTCCCAGCCCATTCCATCCATCCTAACTCGAAGCTTCCGCAGCGCCTGGGAATGGAGCTGGGAAACCCTCCCCTCGGTAATCTCCATGACTTCGGCCACTTCT is part of the Deltaproteobacteria bacterium genome and encodes:
- a CDS encoding response regulator, yielding MATNTNMRVLVVDDFSTMRRIIKNILRQLGFNNIIEADDGTTAWDILNKDQIDFVISDWNMPKMTGIELLRKVRASEEFADMPFLMVTAEAQQENIIEAVQAKVSNYIVKPFTAETLGQKIDKIFA
- a CDS encoding flagellar basal body-associated FliL family protein, producing the protein MANDPIDLNSDQGQGSADKKAELDTSKFGGNVPKSLQKVELDLDDALFLEDEPESQPKPSSASEAETQPSVKQTPDDGETKDETQQPWWKRRIVLLAVGGGVLLLLVVAVMSMWFLLSMDSPQPTPEFKSVDSQNQTEVAPEPEIVSFDPFWVEYSTNGTYEFLTFSFSVPLVSEHNLLGWEITHKKMVLRDAVYYYLRNKDLVFLRNAENADNLKKDLLAVMNQYLGNGQLEELLIEEYVVR